CCAGCGGCCGGACAGCTTCCGGGGCCGCCGCCCCATCGACGTCATCGCGGCCACCCGGCCTATTCTCATCATTGACGAGCCCCAGAGCGTGGAGGGCCGCCAGACTCGGGAGAGCCTGCGCAAGTTCAACGCCCTGTTCACCCTGCGCTACTCCGCCACCCACCGGGAGGCGTACAACATGGTGTACCGTCTGGACGCCCTGGACGCCTATAACCGGCATCTGGTGAAACGGATCGCCGCCCTGGGGGTGACCTTCACATCCTCCCCCGCCGCTGGCGGCTTTGTCTATCTGGAGGGCGTGGACCTGAGCCGGGACAGGGCCCCCGCCGCCCGGATCGGTTTTGAGGTCAAAGGGGCGTCCGGCATTCGGACGGTGGTGAAACAGCTGCGCCGGAAGGCGGATCTGTTCGCGGCGTCCAACGGCCTGGCCGAATACGCCGACCGCTATGTGGTGGCAGAGATCGACGGTCGGGACAGCTCGGTGACCTTTCTCAACGGCCTGAAGCTATATGCCGGTCAGTTCAGCGGCGGCGAGGAGCGGACAGCTCTCCAGCGCCGGGTGCAGATTCGGGAGACCATCCGCACCCACCTCCGCCGGGAACGGGAGCTGTATTCCAGGGGAGTGAAAGTGCTGTCCCTCTTCTTCATCGACGAGGTGTCCAAATACCGCCTGTACGACGGGGACAGCGGCAGCGGCCGCAGCGGCGAGTACGCCAAAATGTTTGAGGAGGAGTACGTCGCCGTGGCGGAGGCGTTCCGGCGAGAGATCGACGACCCGGCGTACCGGGCCTATCTGGACGGCATCGATGCCCGCGAGACCCACCAGGGCTACTTCTCCGTAGACCGGCGGAAGGGCCGCCAGGCCCGCTTTGTGGAGGGAAAGATCGACCGCAAGAGCCGAACCTCCTTCGACGCGGACGCCTATGACCTGATCATGCGGGACAAGGAGCGGCTGCTCAGCCTGGATGAACCTGTGCGGTTCCTCTTCTCTCACTCCGCCCTCCGGGAGGGGTGGGACAACCCCAATGTGTTCCAGATCTGTATGCTGAAGCCCCAGACGGAGTCGGAGATCCGCAGCCGCCAGGAGATCGGCCGCGGTCTGCGCCTGTGTGTCAATCAGGAGGGCGAACGCATGGACGAAAGCGTCCTGGGCGGGGCGGTGCAGGAGCTGAACAAGCTGACGCTCATCACCGATATGGAGTTCGGCAGATTCGCGGAGGCCCTGCAGCAGGGGCTGGCGGCGTCCCTTGCCGGCCGCCCCCGGATGGTGGAGCCGGGCCTGTTTGCCGGCAGGCTCCTCACTGGCACCACCGGGGCACGGGTCCGGGTGACGCGGGAGCTGGCAGATGAGATCTGTGCCGCTCTCCGGAAACAGGGCTATGTGAAGGACCGCGTCCTCACCGGCAGCTTCTTTGCGGACCGGGACCGGGGTGCCGTCCGGCTGGGCGGAAGCCTTCAGGACCTCAGCGCCGCCGTGGCGCAAGTCCTCTCCGGCGTCTATACCCCCCGGGCCATCCCCGCGGAGAACGCCCACGGCGGCAACGTCACCGCCCGGGCGGACCCGGAGAAGCTGCAGACCGAGGCGTTCCGCTCCCTTTGGGCGCGGGTCGGCCCCAAGTCCTTCTACACCGTCTCCTTTGACACCCGGGAGCTGATCGGGAACGTCATCCAGGCTCTGGACGCGCATCTACAGGTGACCCCCGTCTCTGTCCGGACGGTGTATGGCGAGCAGGCGACGCAGCTGCAGTCCCGGGAACAGCTGCTTCAGGGCCGGGCCTTCCGCCGCAGGGAAAGCCGTGTGCAGGCCGCCGGTCCCCCGGCGCCGGGCGGTGTACGGTATGACCTAGTGGGCAGGCTGGTGGAGGAAACCGGCCTGACCCGTACCACTGCGGCAGCCATTCTCCAGGGCATAGCCCCTGAGACATTTGCCATGTTCCGCCTGAATCCGGAGGATTTCCTCCT
This DNA window, taken from Dysosmobacter welbionis, encodes the following:
- a CDS encoding DEAD/DEAH box helicase family protein; protein product: MKLQFKHQPFQAEAAAAVCDVFRGQSLCAQAHRQGLGAAADRPLSLAGTGTGLCNQPLAPELTDARILKNLHAVQRRVGLPLSKALAGPGINLSVEMETGTGKTYTYVKTIYELNARYGWSRFIIVVPSVAVREGVYRSLQTTQEHFAGEYGRRLRFFIYNSDRLAQVDRFASDSAIQVMIINMQAFNSGRNQRIIDQRPDSFRGRRPIDVIAATRPILIIDEPQSVEGRQTRESLRKFNALFTLRYSATHREAYNMVYRLDALDAYNRHLVKRIAALGVTFTSSPAAGGFVYLEGVDLSRDRAPAARIGFEVKGASGIRTVVKQLRRKADLFAASNGLAEYADRYVVAEIDGRDSSVTFLNGLKLYAGQFSGGEERTALQRRVQIRETIRTHLRRERELYSRGVKVLSLFFIDEVSKYRLYDGDSGSGRSGEYAKMFEEEYVAVAEAFRREIDDPAYRAYLDGIDARETHQGYFSVDRRKGRQARFVEGKIDRKSRTSFDADAYDLIMRDKERLLSLDEPVRFLFSHSALREGWDNPNVFQICMLKPQTESEIRSRQEIGRGLRLCVNQEGERMDESVLGGAVQELNKLTLITDMEFGRFAEALQQGLAASLAGRPRMVEPGLFAGRLLTGTTGARVRVTRELADEICAALRKQGYVKDRVLTGSFFADRDRGAVRLGGSLQDLSAAVAQVLSGVYTPRAIPAENAHGGNVTARADPEKLQTEAFRSLWARVGPKSFYTVSFDTRELIGNVIQALDAHLQVTPVSVRTVYGEQATQLQSREQLLQGRAFRRRESRVQAAGPPAPGGVRYDLVGRLVEETGLTRTTAAAILQGIAPETFAMFRLNPEDFLLQASRLINREKAAAVVRHITYHRLDASYDAALFTNAVRRGRLGCTAVPAAHSISDYVICDTDRERAFAEALEASEAVRLYVRLPKSFFIPTPVGRYTPDWAIALRDRAGDPVYFVAETSGRAPQPQGVEAAKLQCARAHFAAVSGGEVMCGAVRDLDELLRIVG